A DNA window from Desulfonatronum thiosulfatophilum contains the following coding sequences:
- a CDS encoding SAM-dependent methyltransferase, producing the protein MDIPRIFNIAESAHRIHNPFTPDKFATLGAALRLESGARVLDLGSGSGEMLCTWARDHGIVGTGIDMSQLFTEQAKIRAEELGVAHQVNFIHGDAAGYISDEKADVAACVGATWIAGGFAGTIELLARSLRAGGIILIGEPYWRQLPPTEDIAKGCLANSISDFLVIPELIASFGHLGYDVVEMVLANQDGWDRYEAAKWLTMRRWLEANPDDGLAEEVRSQLTSEPERHAAYTREYLGWEVFALMPRLCLMA; encoded by the coding sequence ATGGACATCCCACGGATATTCAACATCGCGGAAAGTGCGCACCGCATCCATAACCCGTTCACGCCCGATAAGTTCGCCACTCTCGGCGCGGCGTTGCGTCTGGAGTCGGGGGCACGAGTGCTCGACCTTGGCAGCGGTTCGGGTGAGATGCTATGCACTTGGGCGCGCGATCACGGCATCGTTGGCACCGGCATCGATATGAGCCAGTTGTTCACCGAGCAAGCGAAAATCCGTGCCGAAGAACTTGGCGTCGCCCATCAAGTCAATTTCATTCATGGCGATGCAGCAGGTTACATCTCTGACGAGAAGGCCGACGTGGCCGCCTGCGTCGGCGCTACCTGGATCGCTGGAGGATTCGCCGGAACGATTGAGCTACTGGCTCGGAGCCTGCGCGCTGGCGGAATCATCCTCATCGGAGAACCTTACTGGAGGCAATTGCCGCCAACGGAAGATATTGCCAAGGGGTGTCTTGCCAACTCAATCTCCGACTTTCTCGTGATTCCAGAACTTATCGCTTCTTTCGGCCACCTCGGCTACGACGTTGTTGAAATGGTTCTGGCTAACCAAGACGGTTGGGACAGGTACGAAGCGGCCAAATGGCTCACCATGCGCCGATGGCTTGAAGCCAATCCTGACGATGGGTTAGCGGAAGAGGTTCGATCTCAACTGACTTCGGAACCCGAGCGCCACGCTGCTTACACACGCGAATACCTGGGCTGGGAAGTGTTCGCGCTGATGCCGCGGCTCTGCCTTATGGCCTAA
- a CDS encoding DUF5677 domain-containing protein, translated as MDILQKAFDDAVQELGRFATSEKELDALADAIPDQLQDLLGHLPEQILSEIQEMARDGLEERRSTHAAFVSRNFSRWQKGFDQLELLIELAVEAGGSFNERLRPDAAERGDILFDLVVRLHAKGCLIGKEILALLKNGFADGAHARWRALHEISVTAMFLAKHGTAAALCYSDFEFVEAYKGAGQLNHYESRINAFGFNDKEMSEFKSQYDAVLAKHGAHFKKPYGWAAEFLPKGRPTFFALKEDVGLDHWRPYYKWASQNIHANIKSIRSSLGRSETAEDILQVGPSNSGMTDPAHSTAISLLQLTCTTLFLSPNLDDLVAAKVLATLSDQVGESFIECD; from the coding sequence ATGGATATCCTGCAGAAGGCATTTGATGACGCGGTGCAAGAGCTTGGCCGATTCGCTACATCGGAGAAGGAGCTCGACGCACTCGCCGATGCTATTCCTGATCAACTTCAAGATTTACTTGGACATTTGCCTGAACAGATTCTTTCCGAGATTCAGGAGATGGCCCGCGACGGCCTGGAAGAGCGGAGGTCTACTCATGCTGCGTTTGTCAGTCGTAATTTTTCTCGATGGCAAAAGGGGTTCGATCAGCTGGAACTGTTAATTGAACTTGCAGTTGAAGCCGGAGGGTCGTTCAACGAAAGGCTTCGGCCTGACGCGGCAGAGCGAGGCGACATCTTGTTCGATCTTGTTGTCAGACTCCACGCAAAGGGGTGCCTGATAGGCAAAGAGATTCTTGCTCTGCTTAAGAACGGTTTTGCGGATGGAGCGCATGCGAGATGGCGTGCCCTTCATGAGATATCTGTTACCGCGATGTTTCTAGCCAAACACGGTACAGCGGCGGCGCTTTGCTACTCTGACTTTGAATTTGTCGAGGCATATAAAGGCGCTGGGCAACTCAATCACTACGAATCTCGTATCAATGCGTTTGGTTTTAATGACAAAGAGATGAGTGAGTTCAAATCACAATATGATGCCGTTCTTGCCAAGCATGGTGCGCACTTTAAGAAGCCTTATGGGTGGGCAGCGGAGTTCTTGCCAAAGGGAAGGCCAACCTTCTTCGCGCTTAAGGAGGACGTGGGACTAGATCATTGGCGCCCGTATTACAAATGGGCAAGTCAGAATATCCACGCAAACATCAAATCAATTCGAAGCTCGCTGGGTCGATCCGAGACTGCTGAAGATATTCTGCAAGTGGGGCCCAGCAACTCCGGTATGACTGACCCAGCGCATTCAACCGCAATATCGTTACTCCAACTGACATGTACAACTCTCTTTTTGTCGCCGAATTTGGACGACCTGGTTGCAGCGAAGGTGCTCGCTACGTTATCCGATCAAGTAGGAGAATCATTCATTGAGTGCGATTGA